The nucleotide window tctgtttagaacaatgggccaaaatcacacctgatactgcgactaataagttttgtcatacaggaaatgtcttgaagctgtcattacaaacaaaggcttccacaaagtattgaagaaatttcagtaggaactttcaatacttttttcctgtgtcattccactttattacacataactcttatgtttggatttttttatatgtgtgttaatataatgtgtggtgaaaatttcgaatataggctactcattggaagtttaggctaattactgaaaaaaaaagcgtcaaaatgtcaaaatgaatgtcagacgaaatgtaaagtttgactgactggattttgtatacaaaacatagtgaaaactgtctagtttgttaactaccacagtcacgagttgggtggCGATAGTatgtcatttcatttttaaaaagtgggtccccagaaaaaaagtttgagaaacactggtctaaggtcactctcactctcccttgcttaagagctaaatggtttagtccaccTGCatgattcataaggtagtctatcttttgtttatttagttgagcatcgctagtggaccgctaattgttgtgctgctggtgcatgtctttctccaagaaagccaaggctaaggttactaaaaacaaaagccaaaacaggaaaaagagagacatcaacatgaggggaaacaactgctaataaacttctttccaaagaaaggtgagcacaaacgtcaaaacacgaaatcccatggtgtttgctagcttgaatatctccgcaatcattggtgctaaaactaactgagacaacccattggaatagcgtaaaatacactttcatacgTTAGGCTAATCTGGACTCTGTAACCGGAGATATTCAAGctagcaaacaccatgggatttcgtgttttgacatttgtgctcacctttctttggaaagaagtttattagcagttgtttcccctcatgttgatgtctctctttttcctgttttggcctttgtttttagatTTCACATTGGATTCAAGGATCCGCAGCTTGGTTTTGAGGGAGATGCTCCTGGCCCTCCAGACTGGTTTTAGCTGGGCAAATGCAGCCTTTGCTTTTCCTATTCGAGCCTCGACGTCCTTGGTTGTCCCTccatccttgaatttccccttggggatcaataaagtatctatctatctatctatctatctatctatctatctaatcatTGCTAATGACACTCCCAAGGTACGTAAATTAATTCACTGTCTCCAGCTCTGTTCCTCTGCAGCGCACAGGTTTGGCATTTCCAGCTGTTTTGACTCACATCTcttttgtttttgcattttctttctcATCTGATTGAGGCTGTGGCTTGCTGTGTTATATTTTGCCAAAACTCTTGGAGTATTGACTCCTTTTATCAACTCAGTGTCAGAATCAGTAGAATCAGGGTGAAGTCAATCTCCTCATGGTAAGACCATTTTCAGGTTTTTCAGTTTTGGAATCAATTCCTGTGACACATGAaaaccagaggtggaaagtaacgaaatacatttactcacgttactgtattgagtagtttttctgtgtattttgtattttttaagtagtttataaaatcggtattttaaattttacttgattacattttgagtgaagtattgtacttcgctacatcaaaaatcccattcgttacttgagtaaaaaaaaagttaagactaacaaaaaacagaaagggagagaaaaaaaatcgcgccctaaaccattagcctagtgataatgatcagcatgtactACAACAGAACATGattcaagctggcgccatgcagtctttctgaaagtgatggagctggatcacgagatgcatcagattagcgtATGAAagtgtatagtataagtatatatactcttttgatcccgtgagggaaatttggtctctgcatttaacccaatccatgaattagtgaaacacagcacacactaatcccggcgcagtgagctgcctgcaaccacggcggcgctcggggagcagtgaggggttaggtgccttgctcaagggcacttcagctgtggcccactggtcggggctcgaaccggcaaccctccggttacaagtccagagtgctaaccagtgggccacagctgccctcacatatatgtatgtgtattttacgctattccaatgggttgtctcagttagttttagcaccaatgattgcggagatattcaagctagcaaacaccatgggatttcgtgttttgacatttgtgctcacctttctttggaaagaagtttattagcagttgtttcccctcatgttgatgtctctctttttcctgttttggcctttgtttttagtaaccttaCTAAACTTGGCTTGGCTTTCTTGAAGAAAGAcatgcaccagcagcacaacaattagtggtccactagcgatgctcaactaaacaaacaaaagatagactaccttatgaatcatGCAggtggactaaaccatttagctctttagcaagggagagtgagagtgaccttagaccagtgtttctcaaactttttttctggggaccaaatgacagactatcgccacccaactcgtgactgtggtagttgacaaactagacagttttcactatgttttgtatacaaaatccagtcattcaaactttacatttcgtctgacattcattttgacatttaatttgtaagttaaaatattcaggtaaaataaatatatggtggaaataagtattgaacgctttttttttcagtaattagcctaaacttccagtgagtagcctatattcgaaattttcaccacacattatattaacacacatataaaaaatccaaacataagagttatgtgtaataaagtggaatgacacaggaaaaaagtattgaacgttcctactgaaatttcttcaatactttgtggaagcctttgtttgtaatgacagcttcaagacatttcctgtatgacaaaacttattagtcgcagtatcaggtgtgattttggcccattgttctaaacggattccaggggtccctcttgtgaatcctgatcttagttacttccagaactgtttaattgaattggctgccttcaagtctttttggagctttctccaagtggtccttggctcttggaattgactatccttctgactccctggtccgaaatattgcgaggagatcctgtgcaaggccggttgatgatgcagtgatgtttcttccacttgcagataatggctcccatgctgcttactggaagattctgaagttttgaaatgcatctgtaaccagtttcattgatatgttttgcaacaataaggttgcaaaggtcttgggagagctttttgctttaatccatcatgaaatgtttcttgtgtgacaccttggtaatgaaaaacctttttatagcccatcgatatgtaggctactaaccaagcttatattaatttgcacagatagaaaggataactactctctaactacttacagatttcagctcgttccttccctttccttgccttagtgctttttcttagcgtgttttttccctgtgttattccacttcattacacatgactctacttatggagttgtttggattttttatgtgtggattacctgagttattactaatgcctgatgaaaatgttgtgccccctgtattccacttttcaagggccctctcctccattggggccctatacttcccactttcccccaccAGTTCGacaccctttaatctgctgaaccttctgctggtttccaaatataaaaaaaactctgcaactcaacattggcctgcctgcctcagctgcctgtgaggggttttcagttgtgctggattactgttcactggaaagcgacccaaggatgagtgcaattAACTTtcaaaatcaactactgctcaaacttaaaggagaactccggtgatttttcacatagatctccatttctcaacgtccttatcaggcaagtacctccactcggcggccatattgcaacactttttgggcacttatcgtgcatctattttggcagaaatgcgtgtgcgtaaggcttcacgacaccaatcttgctccagcagcgagatcacaacagatgattagcacgatgtcttcacagcacaccacttgattggctcaatgtattttacaatacaccacatgattggctcaatgtattcacatgtcgacgttttgccgtggaagggttgtgatgtgtagacaactgccattacaaactaaccccatgcactatggaggattttttgagtgctgtatctcctcattagaaagtctctggtaaaactagtTGTTctggtcacccccccccccccccccccaaaaaaaaaaaaagtaactaagtaacttttacctaaagtacattttaaatgaactactttttacttgagtacattttcagatcggtattttaacttgtacttgagtaatatttcatcaaggtattggtacttttacttgagtacaatattttcatactttttccacctctgatgAAAACATTCCAAAGCTGATAGACCTAAGAAAATGGTCTTACCTCAAGGAAGTTGACTTCACCCCTATCAGCAGCAAGATGCCATAATCAGAAGGGGTGACATCAACCTCCTGAAGTTAAGACCATTTTCTTAGTTCTTCCagttttggaatgttttcctGTTTTACAGGAATTGATTCCAAAACGGAAAGACTTTCTGACTTCACCCCTACTGATGCTGGCATTGGGCTACTGATAGGAGTCATTGTTCCAAGAGTTTTGGAACCCTGGAAAAAAAGTTAGTATTTTGCAAGAATCTATTTTGATTCAAACTTTCTTTCCTTTGTTTTCATTCCACACATGCCTGACAATCAGGATTTCTTTCTTGAAACAACATCAAGATATATATCATAAATATAtgtaaaacatatatttttgggGATTCTCATGTCTTTAATCAGAGTGACCGGAAGCAagttggagggagagagatagggagggacCAGGAAATGACCTGGGTGAGACTCGATCCCAGATCCCCATGGGCACGTGGACCCACACATGGGCCCTGCAGCCAGTTGCTCCACAGTTCCCTCCAAGATTCCAACCGCAGTAATATAATCCATAAAGAGTcctaatatataaaatataaagaaTCTTTTTATATTGAGGAGCATTATTCTTATATTGTTGCATTATTTTCCCACACCGTTTTTCAGAGTGATGAATGTCTCTGCATCTTTGCTTCTGACAGAGTCTGCGGTCCTGGAATGCTGTTTTCCTACCCAACCCTGGTGCCAGTcaacctaattagttgtgaagtGTTCCTATTTTCGTTTTCCTTTTGTTGACCCTGATCCAATTCTCTTGAGACATGTTGCTGGAACAAATTCCAAATGAGCATAAACATTTCATTTAGTAGTacaatttgtttttgtgttctttTTGCAACTATGGGTTAACATTATTTACACATTATCACATTCTCTTTcaatatttgcattttacacagcaTCACAACGTGTTTGGAATTATAGGGTTGTACAAATATTGATTAAAAAGTCAAACTTATGTAGGATGTCCCAGTGTCAGATGCTTGCCTATTGGGTATTATTATTAATCAAATAGAAGAGGTCAATTAAAGGAAATCATTGTTAAATaaactttttgttgttgttgaacagTGCATCAGAATATACAGTAGGCCTTAAATCTAAATACTGGCTCCAAGTAGTCTACATattacacattttgcaaaagtCCATTAGACTGAGCACCTACCCAGCCGACATTCAGTGTTATAGACTTTGTTCCAATTCGCATACTTCAGTACTTACAATGAGTGCAAGTGCAGTTGGGGTGAGTGGCCCAGAGGTGGGCCAGTCAAATTTTGCTGTAGGGTGGGGCTTGATGGGGTTGTTAACACAAGAAAAGGGAAATTATATTTGATATTCTTATCAAAAAGGAAATGCTTGGTGTTAAAATGTCCTGCTCTATACAGTTTTATGATAATTAATAACATCGTGTCAACAGAGCAATATTATAAGAGGTTTGACATGATTGTGTCAAAGTGGTACCCGGTTGAACTGTAGGGGCCACTGCTGAGCAGGTTCCTCTCTTGGTAAAATGTGACGTAGGGTTTTACGTGGAGTAGTCTGTTAGAGATGGCGTCCCTTTTGCAGCCAGACAGGGTACTCTACCTAGTTCGTGGAGAGAAAAAGATCCGATCTCCGTTGTCTCAACTGTACTTCTGCCGTTATTGCAGCGAATTGCGCTCACTGGAATGTGTGTCACACGAAGTAAGTCGGATTAATTCTCTCGTTTAACAGAATTTTATTTAGTTTTCCGGTGTGATCAAGCAAGTCAGTGTAGTTTGACACATGCTCCCGCCCAGATTCCGTTCCGCAGTCTCGGTTCTTTGAACTCATTGGCGGATTGATGTGTCTGTTCATTTATTTAGTCACAGAGCAGTTACTCTATTGGCTACTTCATTTGTCAGTCATGGCCAGCATGTATTTTGCTGTTAAGTTGCTAGCTAGTCTGCTAGTGCTTGAATAAACCATAGACTGGCTATGCCTTATTTGATTGTGATTGTCCTATGTCTGTATCATATCGGCGTCATGCTAATACTATTATTTCCTAGAATGAGACCTATTTGTAGTTTCGACGATAATATAAGTGACAAAAGCATAGTAAAGCCAATGTTGATGCTATGCTAGCTTGCTTcgcactagctagctagctaccacACCCGAATGAAAACACACCATAAGCAACGTTCATAGATAATGTTATACTGACAGTATGGGCAACGTTAATACAGAAATATTATAAAGCCTTTCTTAACCTTGTTCCCAACTAACTACTTAAGCAGTCAGAACACtgttttcaacaacaacaataagtttgtttgttttttgtaatgACTGTGTTATTATTATGTAAGCTTATTAACCATCATGGTCTTATTTTTTCTTAGGTGGATTCACACTACTGCCCTAGTTGCCTGGAAAATATGCCTTCAGCAGAGGCAAAACTAAAAAAGAACCGGTAATTTAGTCCCTGAATATTCAAAAGAAATACTAGAGACTGGGACATTGGAGTACAGTATTATTgacagtgtgtctgtctgtgccccATAGGTGTGCCAATTGCTTTGACTGCCCATGTTGCATGCATACTCTGTCCACTCGAGCCACCAACATACCTGCACCCCTTCCCGATGACCCCACTAAGATAACCATGAAGAAGGCCTACTATCTGGCATGTGGGTTCTGTCGCTGGACTTCCCGTGATGTGGGCATGGCAGACAAATCTGTCGGTAGGTATAGAACCAGCTCCtctaaaagtgtctgctaagaaacatataaacatAGATATAAAGTTTATAGCTGCTTGTATCAAGTATCTCTGGCTCTGTGATCCACTGTGTTtaaactgtctctctctgtctctttgtagCTAGTGGAGGATGGCAAGAACCAGAGAACCCACATACTCAAAGGGTAGGTTTCAGTATGAGTTCTGTACAGTTAACATGGTATTGAAGCTGTAAAAGACTGCGTGACTAGCAGTTATGTCATTTTATCCCTCAAGAAATGAGAAGTTATACCACTTTGGTATAACTTGTGCAGAAATACAGCGTCAGTGCTGCTCATTGCACCTGTAAAGTTACACACATGTTATAGTCATAGTATAGCATTATAGTAGTCACCATAGatgtgtgtttctatttttaGGTGACTTTTTGCTAGTCACAGAGGCTGGCACTACATTGATGTCTGGATGTGTTCTATTTctatgtttattattattaatttaactTCTGACAGTTTGAATCGTTGTAGCGCATTCTTTGTGCGGATATGATTATTAGTTGTCAGAGCCTAACACTGTTTCTGTGTAGTTGTGATATTGAACTGAACCATGCATATTGCTTTGGCCTGTCTGTTTTAGGAATTTCCACATAGGGTGGAATCGTATGATGCATTTAATGTTCCACGATCATCAACAACAAGCACCATACAGAACACTCCTCAGGCCACTAATGTAACTGCTGTCTGTTGGAACGTGACActctgccactgtgtgtgtgtgtggttagttaGTTAGTGATGTTGGGCTGAGTTGGGCCAGTTCAGTGAAGgcgatgtgtgtttgtttcagatCAACAAGCTGATTGAGTATTATCAGCAGCTGGCCCAGAGAGAGAAACTGGAGAGAGACCGGAAGAAACTGGCCAGGCGACGGCCGTTCATGCCCCAGGCCTTCTCGGTAAACACGGCCCTGTTTGTTAAGAAACAGCTTCCCCGCTGACTATTAATATTCTCACATGCATGAATACTGAGTGGAAATGAAAGCACTggtttattttctctttctgtaaTCATCTGGGCTATCGCCTTGCAGTCAAACAAAAACTTAGCATTGCATGTGTTTTAATCTCAccctggtaagcaaactgtgAAAATGTGCTTCTTTGTTTTATTGGTGATAATCTTAACATTAttacttacttttttaatgAATTACTTACTACCACAAGTTTGAGGTGCTGGGTCTGAGATGAACATTTTGTATATACTTTTGTGTGTATCTAGCAGTAAATAAGATGGCAGGTGGCTAATTCCCAACCCTGCACTGACCAGGCAACAGTGTGGGCTGACCTCTCCTTGCAGCTTCCCGCCTTCAGTACTGTTGCATCTGTTTTGCTGCTGTTACCCAACTGAACTCAACGCGACACAGCTCAGCTCAAACAGCCCTTCTGATgttgttgttcttttttttgcTTGATTGCTTTGGTTTCACCtggttctttctctttctccctccccctccctcttttttttttgcttgtgcTGTGCACGTTGAAATTTTGGTTTTTGCATCCCAGCAACACACTATTCACGTGGTGGTGAGTGGTTAATTTTTTCCACAACTTTTATCCTTACTCTGCACAGAATGATCTGTCTCTGTCAGTGACTATGGGCGCTTTTTCCTTCCCTGCACCACTTCTCTCAGTTTCTCACTTTATCTAACTTGACACAAAGTAACACTGCTGATCACATGAGTGTCTCTATGGCTTAAGGCATTCCTCCTGCACAATCAGACCCTTTATGTGTGGGTCGAGGAAAGTAGGATTGGTTGACAATGCATTAGGTGAAAGTCAAGTCACAGAGTAGTATTTCAGACGTCCTGGAAAATGACTGGGAAAACATTTAGAGAGACGAGGACAGACTCCAGATGTTGCTTTACCACACACTTAAGGCCTTTAAATGacatatagaaaatatatatttactgTAGTGTTCTAAGTCCTTAGAACATGTAATTGAACACAAGTAATAGATATGCATAAATATGCAATGTGTTAAAATACTTTAATGCACATGGATTGGTTACCATGGATTAGATTTTAGAATACCCTGACAGAATAAAGAAAAGCATGTTTTAAAGAGGATAAACATTGAATGTGCCCAGAATGTGAGGTAATGGTCATACTCATACAACAActcctgagtctgtgtgtgtatgtatatgtatgtgtgtttttgagtgtgtgtttgtgtgtctatgtgctaacagatgtttatgtgtgtttatgtgtgttaatgCGTCTAAAGGAGAAGTATGGTATGGGAACCAGGCTTCAAAGACACAGATCAGGGGCTCCCATCTCCAACCTCTACGGCCTGTCGTGAGTATCCGCACTGGCCTCTTACAGTTAGAACGCTTAGAAACACGGAACTGTTCCtgatcctaaccctaactctgtTACTCTAATCAGCCAGTGTCCAATGGCAGCAGCCATCTCTTTTAAAGTTTTTAGTTTGCGATAAATTAAGCATTGAGGTGCCTTCGTCAATAGTGTTTTCACTGATGGTGGACACGTTACTGTTGTTGTTTCTCCACATCACCCTTATCACCTGAGCTACTGTGTAGTGTACATGTGTATTTATGTtctaatttatttattacttcatgtttttatgtgtttttgtgcaaaAGTGCATGTGTTGGCTACCTGTTGTGAACCAAATTGTCCCTTGGGGACATTCAATCAATCTAACTGTACAAGTCGTGGTTTTAAGCATTTGTGATTTAAATGTTTGTTAAAGTAGAGATTTTTGATGCGCATGTGTTCCGTCTTCAGTGCTCTAAACATGTTCTCTGATCCCCTGTCTCTTGCAGCCTTAAAGAAGGAGAGGACCAGAAGGAGATCCCCATCGAGCCTGCACAGGCCCTGGACGAGGTGGAGCCGCTACCGGAGGATTACTACACCCGACCCG belongs to Alosa sapidissima isolate fAloSap1 chromosome 20, fAloSap1.pri, whole genome shotgun sequence and includes:
- the dctn4 gene encoding dynactin subunit 4 isoform X1 → MASLLQPDRVLYLVRGEKKIRSPLSQLYFCRYCSELRSLECVSHEVDSHYCPSCLENMPSAEAKLKKNRCANCFDCPCCMHTLSTRATNIPAPLPDDPTKITMKKAYYLACGFCRWTSRDVGMADKSVASGGWQEPENPHTQRINKLIEYYQQLAQREKLERDRKKLARRRPFMPQAFSQHTIHVVEKYGMGTRLQRHRSGAPISNLYGLSLKEGEDQKEIPIEPAQALDEVEPLPEDYYTRPVSLPEVTTLRQRLLQPDFQPAGASQLHPKHKHLLIKRSLRCRKCEHNLSKPEFNPTSIKFKIQLVAVSYIPDVRIMSIPNLRHMKESQVLLTLTNPVEHVTHVTLIACEEGDADDVNSTAKVMVPTKELVLAGKDAAAEYDELAEPQDFQDDPDVVAFRKSNKIGFFIKVVPQREDGDVTVAFRMRHDFRNLAAPIRPSEEGDAPAEAIWLTHHVELSLGPLAP
- the dctn4 gene encoding dynactin subunit 4 isoform X2, which produces MASLLQPDRVLYLVRGEKKIRSPLSQLYFCRYCSELRSLECVSHEVDSHYCPSCLENMPSAEAKLKKNRCANCFDCPCCMHTLSTRATNIPAPLPDDPTKITMKKAYYLACGFCRWTSRDVGMADKSVASGGWQEPENPHTQRINKLIEYYQQLAQREKLERDRKKLARRRPFMPQAFSEKYGMGTRLQRHRSGAPISNLYGLSLKEGEDQKEIPIEPAQALDEVEPLPEDYYTRPVSLPEVTTLRQRLLQPDFQPAGASQLHPKHKHLLIKRSLRCRKCEHNLSKPEFNPTSIKFKIQLVAVSYIPDVRIMSIPNLRHMKESQVLLTLTNPVEHVTHVTLIACEEGDADDVNSTAKVMVPTKELVLAGKDAAAEYDELAEPQDFQDDPDVVAFRKSNKIGFFIKVVPQREDGDVTVAFRMRHDFRNLAAPIRPSEEGDAPAEAIWLTHHVELSLGPLAP